In the genome of Burkholderia sp. PAMC 26561, one region contains:
- a CDS encoding phosphonate transporter, with the protein MTMENAVSDQFDTVSFADLVLAGERESDNFSFGVIGFGSDYLVCRYNAVESIGSGLRAAHVIGKHVFDEVAICMNNFMIAQRFLDESELDEIVPYILTLRMKPTPVRLRLMKSSRAETQFLLIERRAAT; encoded by the coding sequence ATGACCATGGAAAACGCAGTTAGCGACCAGTTCGATACGGTTTCGTTCGCAGACCTAGTGCTCGCAGGTGAGCGGGAGTCCGACAACTTTAGTTTTGGGGTGATTGGTTTTGGTTCGGATTACCTTGTTTGTCGTTACAACGCTGTCGAATCGATTGGTTCGGGTCTTAGGGCTGCTCACGTAATCGGCAAACATGTGTTCGACGAAGTGGCCATATGCATGAATAATTTTATGATCGCTCAACGATTCCTGGACGAGTCGGAGCTTGACGAGATCGTGCCTTATATCCTTACTTTACGCATGAAACCCACGCCGGTGCGGTTGAGACTGATGAAGTCTTCCCGAGCAGAGACACAATTTTTGTTGATCGAACGCAGGGCGGCAACGTGA
- a CDS encoding EAL and HDOD domain-containing protein — protein sequence MENDVFVARQPILDRRGAVVAQELLFRDCRSGVAGIHDGFACTTMVVKRVLGVVGIESVLGDVEGFLNCTDEFLFSDLINLLPASRFVLEVLEDTELTPELGARCDALRQVGFRIALDDVREITPALSEFLTHVDIVKLDWPYIAMGEVAAMVVQLKRAGKLVLAEKVEQRTEHEAAMRAGCDLFQGFYFAKPQLLAVKRSHLSFGSVLRVLQLLTDEASDADLEQALKNAPTLVVQLLRLANSSTRPQARGTPITSIRQALSVVGSRQLMRWCCLLLYGSATSLSSEIDPLVRLVERRAGFMELAAQELTPADDRFRQAAYLSGMLSLAHVSQGVDVKAFVTDLPVGATIQTAIIDHHGKLGNLLSIAEHLEAGRYDTALEQSHALGAAFAAKLPVLMS from the coding sequence ATGGAAAATGATGTGTTTGTGGCCCGTCAGCCGATATTGGATCGGCGCGGTGCGGTCGTCGCGCAGGAGCTTCTCTTTCGCGATTGCCGGAGCGGCGTGGCGGGTATTCACGACGGCTTCGCATGCACCACGATGGTGGTGAAACGCGTCTTAGGGGTCGTTGGAATCGAGTCGGTGCTCGGCGACGTGGAAGGCTTTCTGAATTGTACCGACGAGTTCCTGTTTTCTGACCTGATCAACCTGCTGCCCGCTTCCCGGTTTGTCCTGGAAGTGTTGGAGGATACGGAACTGACGCCCGAATTAGGCGCGCGATGCGATGCGCTGCGTCAGGTCGGCTTCCGCATCGCTCTAGACGACGTCCGCGAGATCACGCCAGCTTTGAGCGAGTTCCTGACCCACGTTGACATCGTCAAGCTCGACTGGCCGTACATTGCAATGGGCGAGGTCGCGGCCATGGTCGTTCAGCTCAAGCGCGCCGGGAAACTGGTGCTCGCAGAAAAGGTGGAGCAACGCACCGAACACGAAGCTGCCATGCGCGCCGGGTGCGATCTGTTTCAGGGTTTTTATTTTGCCAAGCCGCAATTGTTGGCTGTGAAAAGATCCCATTTATCTTTCGGATCGGTACTTCGTGTGCTTCAGTTGCTGACGGACGAAGCGAGTGACGCTGACTTGGAGCAAGCGCTGAAAAATGCGCCAACGCTCGTTGTCCAGTTACTTCGCTTGGCCAATAGCAGCACTCGGCCTCAGGCGCGCGGGACACCCATCACCTCGATCAGGCAGGCACTTTCCGTCGTCGGCAGCCGGCAGTTGATGCGGTGGTGCTGTCTCCTCTTGTACGGAAGCGCAACTAGCCTATCCTCGGAGATCGATCCGCTCGTGCGACTCGTTGAGCGGCGAGCGGGCTTCATGGAATTGGCGGCCCAGGAATTGACGCCTGCAGATGACCGCTTTCGGCAAGCGGCCTATCTGTCGGGCATGCTTTCGTTAGCGCACGTTTCGCAGGGTGTCGATGTAAAGGCCTTCGTCACGGACTTGCCTGTGGGCGCGACGATTCAGACGGCGATCATCGATCATCACGGAAAATTGGGGAACTTGCTTTCGATTGCTGAGCACCTTGAGGCGGGGCGTTACGACACTGCGCTAGAGCAAAGCCACGCGCTTGGTGCTGCGTTTGCGGCGAAGCTTCCTGTGCTGATGTCGTGA
- a CDS encoding putative bifunctional diguanylate cyclase/phosphodiesterase, whose translation MEFIPIAEELGRIEQIGEWVLRTACAQAAAWQRSGLPALRMAINVSARQFHNPALESVVAQVLAEHGIAAEQLELEITESLSMKNPEESIRILASFKALGISIAIDDFGTGYSNLAYLCQFPVRRIKLDRAFVCALGSQSSSHVIVEAIVAMAHKLDLLVVAEGVETAEQRDQLLRYGCDELQGYWFSRPVDADTFGALLQKQTWIGTC comes from the coding sequence ATGGAATTCATCCCGATTGCAGAAGAGTTGGGGCGGATCGAGCAGATCGGCGAATGGGTGCTGCGCACGGCTTGCGCCCAGGCGGCTGCGTGGCAGCGCAGCGGATTGCCGGCTCTGCGCATGGCTATCAACGTATCGGCGCGCCAGTTCCATAATCCCGCGCTGGAATCGGTCGTTGCGCAGGTGCTCGCCGAGCACGGGATCGCCGCCGAGCAGCTGGAACTGGAGATCACGGAGAGTCTGTCGATGAAGAACCCGGAAGAGAGCATTCGCATCCTCGCTAGCTTCAAAGCGCTTGGCATCAGCATTGCGATCGACGACTTCGGCACCGGCTACTCCAACCTGGCGTACCTGTGCCAATTCCCTGTGCGTCGCATCAAGCTAGACCGTGCGTTCGTTTGCGCGCTCGGCTCACAATCGAGCAGCCACGTTATCGTCGAGGCAATTGTCGCGATGGCCCACAAACTGGATTTATTGGTCGTCGCTGAGGGAGTCGAGACCGCCGAGCAGCGCGACCAACTGCTGCGCTACGGCTGCGACGAGCTGCAGGGCTACTGGTTTTCGCGACCAGTCGACGCCGATACGTTCGGGGCTCTCCTGCAAAAGCAAACTTGGATTGGGACGTGTTAA
- a CDS encoding GGDEF domain-containing protein — translation MGISRRSSEPLTVIMIDVDHFKQFYDMHGHNAGDIALRRVAESLNKSFLRSSDFVARYGGEEFVVLSVGMTQDQA, via the coding sequence ATGGGAATTTCACGTCGCAGTAGCGAACCATTGACCGTAATCATGATTGACGTCGATCACTTCAAACAATTTTATGATATGCACGGGCATAACGCCGGCGATATCGCATTAAGACGGGTTGCAGAGAGCTTAAACAAATCCTTCCTGCGGAGCTCAGATTTTGTTGCTAGATATGGCGGCGAAGAGTTTGTAGTACTGTCCGTTGGCATGACCCAGGATCAGGCGTAG
- a CDS encoding sensor domain-containing protein, whose translation MMTAPTLHFRSAKPAVVDTTGAPSNAFEHTLLRALAENVPHRIYAKDLEGRFTFANGAVARGMGVSNPDELLGKTDFDFYPLGLASVYYQQEQEVLRHGRPLLNSEEHARYLLLDEEAWLITTKVAVRDDAGRIVGLVGINYEVTTQKAAEVALQAAHAQAAEAAIRLQATVARLDLEIKERQRFEQELRRQAMHDTLTGLPNRALLMDRIEQAITLAQRCDHSLTLLFLDLDRFKLVNDSLGHAAGDELLRVVTRRIRRLVRSGDTFARLGGDEFVLLLRTPMSANALADLTIRLSRVVAKPVRVADHEVSVTCSLGYSVYPQDGEDATTLLKRADAAMYGAKEDGGNRVRRYTPELTSHAGERLDVETQLKQALHRGEFLLHYQPQIEIASGRIVGVEA comes from the coding sequence ATGATGACTGCGCCTACTCTGCATTTTCGCAGTGCCAAACCAGCGGTTGTCGATACGACGGGCGCGCCTTCCAACGCCTTCGAACACACCCTGCTGCGTGCGCTTGCCGAGAACGTACCGCATCGCATCTATGCGAAGGATTTGGAGGGCCGGTTCACCTTCGCCAACGGGGCAGTGGCACGGGGCATGGGCGTGTCGAACCCCGACGAGTTGCTTGGAAAGACGGATTTCGATTTCTATCCGCTCGGACTGGCGAGCGTCTACTACCAACAGGAACAAGAAGTTTTAAGACACGGGCGCCCGCTCCTTAACTCCGAAGAGCACGCCAGATACCTCTTGCTCGACGAAGAAGCCTGGCTGATTACGACCAAGGTAGCAGTGCGCGACGACGCCGGCCGGATCGTCGGGCTTGTGGGCATCAACTACGAGGTCACTACGCAAAAGGCCGCCGAAGTGGCGCTGCAAGCTGCTCACGCGCAGGCGGCGGAGGCGGCAATCCGCCTGCAGGCCACCGTTGCACGGCTGGATCTCGAAATAAAAGAGCGGCAACGCTTCGAACAGGAGCTGCGCCGCCAAGCGATGCACGATACGCTCACCGGTCTGCCAAACCGGGCGCTGTTAATGGACCGGATTGAACAGGCGATCACGCTCGCGCAGCGCTGCGATCACTCGCTCACGCTGCTGTTCCTCGATCTCGACCGGTTCAAGCTCGTCAACGATAGCCTCGGCCACGCTGCCGGCGACGAACTGCTACGGGTCGTGACGCGGCGGATCCGCCGCTTGGTGCGCTCAGGCGACACGTTCGCTCGCCTTGGTGGCGACGAATTTGTCCTGTTGCTGCGCACTCCCATGTCTGCCAACGCGCTCGCAGACTTGACCATCCGTCTCTCACGAGTTGTCGCCAAGCCGGTGCGAGTCGCTGACCACGAGGTGTCCGTCACATGCAGTCTGGGCTACAGCGTCTATCCGCAGGACGGGGAGGATGCGACGACCTTGCTTAAGCGTGCCGACGCCGCGATGTACGGCGCCAAAGAAGACGGTGGAAACCGAGTGCGGCGCTACACGCCTGAGCTGACCTCGCACGCCGGCGAGCGACTGGATGTCGAAACTCAGTTAAAGCAGGCACTACACCGCGGCGAGTTCCTGTTGCACTACCAGCCGCAGATCGAGATCGCCAGTGGGCGCATTGTCGGCGTAGAGGCGTAG
- a CDS encoding methyl-accepting chemotaxis protein produces MTIRKRLIFTLGVALFALIVVGGFGLWRLSQAQQRFEYVQVNIIPSVKEINAAKDNVSSLRRLAYIYLVSADKTTRASTEQEFAKMDKSVDQHLATYERDDISDDTDRKLLQADKAAFATYLLLRTSFFDNMRAGDTDDAKSMIANGGVLSNASNALKTAFDSHNDYNEKLSHDLREANDAASSNAFWLMVSFIVIAVVLSAGLGVLLLRTLMRALGAEPDVLREVTQRVASGDLSPVPGAHQAPAGSVLASMGEMQGSLVKLIGQVRSAAESIASGSSQIAAGNVDLSSRTEEQAAALEETAASMEELTSAVKQNSESAQQASGLAATASSVAQKGNAVVSQVVATMADINQSSTKIGDITGIIEGIAFQTNILALNAAVEAARAGEQGRGFAVVASEVRNLAQRSSSAAKDIKDLIATSGQKVRDGSVLAEDAGKTMAEVTQAVARVTDIMQEIAAASGEQSRGIEQVNQAITQMDEVTQQNAALVEEAAAASQSLEDQGRQLNESISFFRLDGAASHGHALSAPVRTTLAKRPSPSSLKRSSIATKRPTAPASLAPTRQAAPETAAWETF; encoded by the coding sequence ATGACTATCAGGAAACGGCTCATCTTCACGCTGGGCGTCGCGCTTTTCGCTTTGATTGTAGTGGGGGGCTTCGGTCTTTGGCGGCTCAGTCAGGCGCAGCAGCGTTTCGAATATGTTCAGGTGAATATTATCCCGAGCGTCAAAGAGATCAATGCTGCGAAGGATAACGTCAGTAGCCTGCGCCGACTGGCTTACATATACTTGGTGAGTGCTGATAAGACCACCCGTGCCTCGACGGAGCAGGAATTTGCCAAGATGGATAAGAGTGTCGATCAGCACCTTGCGACCTACGAACGGGACGACATCTCTGATGACACTGACCGGAAACTCCTGCAGGCAGACAAGGCAGCGTTCGCGACCTACCTGCTATTACGGACAAGCTTCTTCGACAATATGCGGGCGGGCGACACGGATGATGCCAAGTCGATGATTGCGAATGGTGGCGTGCTGAGCAATGCATCCAATGCCCTCAAGACGGCCTTCGATAGTCATAACGATTACAACGAAAAACTCAGCCATGATCTGCGCGAAGCGAACGATGCAGCCAGCTCAAACGCTTTCTGGCTGATGGTTTCGTTCATTGTGATTGCGGTGGTCCTGAGCGCAGGCTTGGGCGTTCTGCTGCTACGCACGTTGATGCGTGCGTTGGGGGCCGAGCCCGATGTGTTGAGAGAGGTCACGCAGCGCGTTGCCAGCGGCGACTTGAGTCCTGTGCCGGGCGCGCATCAAGCACCTGCGGGCAGTGTGCTGGCGTCCATGGGCGAGATGCAAGGAAGTCTGGTCAAGCTGATCGGTCAGGTTCGCAGCGCTGCCGAGAGCATTGCAAGCGGGTCGAGCCAGATCGCGGCAGGCAACGTGGATCTGTCTTCGCGCACCGAAGAACAAGCGGCGGCACTGGAAGAAACGGCAGCCAGCATGGAAGAACTCACTTCGGCTGTGAAGCAGAATTCCGAAAGCGCGCAACAGGCCAGCGGGCTGGCAGCTACTGCATCAAGCGTGGCTCAGAAAGGCAATGCGGTCGTCAGCCAGGTAGTCGCTACGATGGCAGACATCAATCAAAGCTCAACCAAGATTGGGGATATAACTGGGATTATTGAAGGGATCGCGTTCCAAACCAACATTTTGGCGTTGAACGCGGCAGTTGAAGCAGCACGCGCCGGTGAACAGGGACGGGGGTTCGCTGTCGTAGCCAGCGAAGTGCGTAATCTGGCACAACGCTCATCGAGTGCCGCCAAGGACATCAAGGACTTGATTGCGACGTCGGGACAAAAGGTCCGGGATGGCTCGGTGCTGGCCGAGGACGCCGGCAAAACGATGGCCGAAGTGACTCAAGCAGTCGCGCGCGTAACCGACATCATGCAAGAGATCGCAGCGGCCTCCGGGGAACAAAGTCGCGGGATCGAGCAGGTCAATCAGGCCATTACGCAGATGGACGAAGTGACGCAACAAAACGCGGCGCTCGTGGAAGAAGCAGCGGCCGCTTCGCAATCCCTGGAAGATCAGGGTCGGCAATTAAACGAATCGATTTCCTTCTTTCGTCTTGATGGAGCGGCGTCGCACGGGCACGCCTTGAGCGCACCGGTACGCACCACGCTTGCCAAGCGTCCAAGCCCGTCGAGCCTCAAGCGCAGCTCGATCGCGACCAAGCGGCCCACCGCACCTGCTAGCCTCGCCCCTACTAGGCAAGCCGCGCCTGAGACGGCCGCGTGGGAAACGTTTTGA
- a CDS encoding response regulator: MQPYLKNSLARAWTDRRIAAYTEPLRILVVDDNLNGAEALTAYLLLDPMECKIASTGAQAIEMATAWLPDVIVMDISMPELNGLEATHALRRDLRTGSIVIIAFTALDEAEVLRNLFHTSFDGYCQKGQSPLVLVALINSFGRQPRGR; encoded by the coding sequence ATGCAACCCTATCTCAAAAACTCGCTCGCGCGAGCCTGGACCGACCGGCGCATCGCAGCCTACACCGAACCTCTGCGCATATTAGTGGTTGACGACAACTTAAATGGGGCGGAAGCACTTACTGCCTACCTATTGCTTGACCCTATGGAGTGCAAAATTGCGTCAACTGGCGCTCAAGCCATTGAAATGGCAACGGCTTGGCTGCCAGATGTGATTGTGATGGATATTTCTATGCCCGAGCTGAATGGGCTAGAGGCAACGCATGCGCTAAGGCGTGATCTGCGAACGGGCAGCATCGTGATCATAGCTTTCACCGCACTCGATGAGGCTGAGGTTCTCCGGAACCTATTCCACACGTCGTTCGATGGCTACTGTCAAAAAGGACAGTCGCCGCTGGTGCTAGTGGCACTAATCAATTCTTTTGGACGCCAACCCCGAGGTAGGTAA
- a CDS encoding sensor domain-containing diguanylate cyclase, with the protein MTTLTDISRQVEAERWARQNESWLAGIYTSVNEFAFLTLDASGRVDSWNTSIEQLTGYAEVDVMGQTLDQFYAPDDVDDYRCPEHIALTREEGWHVQECWCQKKNGRRYAAQILVAILRQDDGEFAGYSVVLRDVSERKITSDELTRLLTTDYLTGAMNRAHFFKLADKEVERSKRSGKPLSFVMIDADHFKRVNDTAGHQAGDKVLTQIVLEARRSLRSIDVIARLGGEEFCVMLPATAADGAMLIAERIRATIEALRIETEAGQLAVTVSLGCASLTNEIASVQDVLAVADKALYTAKETGRNRVEG; encoded by the coding sequence ATGACGACGTTGACCGATATTTCGCGGCAAGTCGAAGCCGAACGATGGGCAAGACAGAATGAATCCTGGCTCGCTGGAATTTATACCAGTGTAAATGAATTTGCGTTCTTGACCCTTGATGCATCTGGTCGGGTTGATAGTTGGAACACATCGATCGAGCAGCTTACCGGATACGCCGAAGTGGACGTGATGGGCCAGACGCTCGATCAATTCTATGCCCCTGATGACGTGGATGATTATCGCTGCCCAGAGCACATTGCTCTTACACGCGAAGAGGGATGGCACGTTCAAGAGTGCTGGTGTCAAAAAAAGAACGGCCGCCGTTATGCTGCGCAAATTCTAGTTGCCATACTCCGACAAGATGATGGCGAATTTGCCGGCTATTCGGTCGTCCTTCGCGATGTATCGGAACGAAAGATAACAAGCGACGAGCTCACCCGCCTGCTGACAACTGACTATCTCACCGGAGCTATGAATCGCGCGCATTTTTTTAAGCTCGCCGATAAGGAAGTCGAAAGGTCGAAGCGCTCGGGCAAACCGCTCTCGTTTGTGATGATCGATGCGGATCACTTCAAGAGAGTAAACGACACAGCAGGCCATCAGGCAGGCGACAAGGTCCTAACCCAAATAGTCCTCGAGGCCAGGCGATCGCTGCGATCGATCGATGTTATTGCGCGTTTGGGTGGAGAGGAGTTTTGCGTGATGCTTCCTGCGACCGCCGCGGACGGCGCGATGCTGATAGCGGAGAGAATCCGCGCGACCATCGAAGCGCTTCGCATCGAAACCGAGGCGGGTCAACTCGCGGTTACTGTGAGCCTTGGTTGTGCGTCTTTGACAAACGAAATCGCGTCCGTACAAGACGTGCTAGCAGTTGCAGACAAGGCTCTATACACGGCCAAGGAAACCGGTAGAAACCGCGTCGAAGGATAA
- a CDS encoding HD-GYP domain-containing protein gives MLKKISVSSLRAGMFMQALDGSWLGHPFWKRCFLLRDDDIRKIVASGIKSVVIDTDKGLDDDTLTSVTGRLSPGPDLGTEQPGESAPAAALGITRALAPWKSVAGEIEHAKRLFVSASAQMKLVFRQTRMGKAVLTTVIMPLVEAISASVIRNPHALTSVAQLKQHDLYLYAFGRSLRVDDGLACKLELDEQTIREAGAAGLMHDIGKSLMRLNVLNKAGKVTAEELEIAKTHPEDGRRLLQCANVSASVLQVALHHHEKFDGSGYPHKLRGDDIPLLAHMATSRSTAKHGILRSTFRYNGFYRFRQNVLASIPWARWCASIPGISLSCWIKTGARSQLPL, from the coding sequence ATGCTCAAAAAAATCTCTGTGTCGTCTCTGCGCGCCGGAATGTTTATGCAAGCGCTGGATGGTAGCTGGCTTGGTCACCCGTTCTGGAAACGATGCTTCCTGCTGCGCGATGACGACATCAGAAAAATCGTCGCGAGCGGCATCAAGTCGGTCGTGATCGATACGGACAAAGGGTTGGATGACGATACGCTGACAAGCGTCACTGGTCGTTTGTCCCCCGGACCAGATTTAGGCACGGAACAACCGGGTGAGTCGGCTCCTGCTGCTGCACTTGGTATTACTCGAGCGCTTGCGCCTTGGAAGTCGGTCGCGGGTGAAATCGAACATGCAAAGCGTCTGTTCGTCTCGGCTAGCGCCCAAATGAAGTTGGTCTTTCGACAGACTCGCATGGGCAAGGCGGTGTTGACTACGGTGATAATGCCCTTGGTTGAAGCGATCAGCGCTTCGGTCATTCGCAATCCGCATGCGCTCACAAGCGTCGCGCAGCTCAAGCAGCATGACCTATACTTATATGCATTCGGTCGCAGTCTGCGCGTTGATGACGGCTTGGCATGCAAGCTTGAACTTGATGAGCAAACTATCCGCGAGGCGGGGGCAGCCGGCCTGATGCACGACATTGGCAAGTCGCTGATGAGACTCAACGTGCTCAACAAGGCTGGAAAGGTGACCGCTGAAGAGCTTGAGATCGCTAAGACGCACCCGGAAGACGGCCGGAGGTTATTGCAGTGCGCGAATGTGAGCGCCAGTGTGCTGCAAGTGGCTTTGCACCACCATGAAAAGTTCGATGGCAGTGGTTATCCGCATAAGCTCAGGGGCGATGACATTCCATTGCTCGCCCACATGGCAACCAGCAGAAGCACTGCAAAGCATGGCATCCTGAGAAGCACATTTCGATATAACGGTTTTTACCGCTTTCGTCAAAATGTATTGGCATCTATCCCGTGGGCACGTTGGTGCGCCTCGATTCCGGGCATCTCGCTGTCGTGTTGGATCAAAACCGGGGCGCGATCTCAGCTCCCGTTGTGA
- a CDS encoding EAL domain-containing protein: MSSGQTYFAAIANEKSGCSGCKSDVVAPISLAFAFQPIVDTASAANFACEALVRGPNGESAHSVLSQIDESNRYQFDQLCRTTAIAQAVDLNMESFLSINFMPNAVYRPEACIRSTFEAAEKYGFPIDRIIFETVEGENVISRPHLVNIFKAYKRFGFQTAIDDFGAGYSGLTLLVDFQPDLIKLDMELVRGIDSDSIRQHIVRGVLAICRDLGVRVIAEGIETREERDFFAAHGVTLMQGYFFAKPAFKSIPVLSGESFQT; encoded by the coding sequence ATGTCTTCTGGCCAGACCTATTTTGCAGCCATTGCGAATGAAAAGTCGGGCTGTTCAGGATGCAAGTCGGACGTTGTCGCGCCGATATCTCTTGCGTTTGCGTTTCAACCTATCGTCGACACCGCGTCGGCAGCGAACTTCGCGTGTGAAGCATTGGTCCGTGGTCCAAATGGCGAATCTGCCCATTCAGTGTTGTCGCAGATTGACGAAAGTAATCGCTACCAATTCGACCAATTGTGTCGTACGACAGCCATTGCGCAGGCGGTGGACCTTAACATGGAGTCGTTCCTATCGATCAATTTCATGCCGAACGCTGTCTATCGTCCTGAAGCCTGCATCAGAAGCACGTTCGAGGCGGCCGAAAAATATGGGTTCCCGATTGATCGAATTATCTTTGAGACAGTTGAGGGTGAAAACGTGATTAGTCGGCCGCATCTTGTGAACATCTTTAAGGCTTATAAGCGGTTTGGATTTCAGACAGCCATTGATGACTTCGGCGCGGGATATTCAGGGCTCACGCTTCTGGTAGATTTTCAACCCGACTTGATCAAGCTTGATATGGAGTTGGTTCGAGGCATCGATTCCGATTCGATTCGGCAGCACATCGTGCGGGGCGTCTTGGCAATCTGTCGTGATTTGGGGGTGAGGGTGATCGCGGAAGGCATTGAAACCCGGGAAGAGCGCGACTTTTTCGCGGCACACGGGGTAACCCTAATGCAGGGATATTTCTTCGCCAAACCCGCATTCAAGTCTATCCCCGTACTCAGCGGCGAATCATTTCAAACGTAA
- a CDS encoding chemotaxis protein CheW — MEAIQESVSAATASAVSSAQAGEQPQVAASHTAGEFLIFNLGAEEYGIEILHVQEIRSYDPPTSIANAPAFIKGVINLRGVITPILDLRIKFNLKSVKYDELTVVIVVNVGKRVVGVVVDSVSDVLALDSGQISPVPELSAAADVGFITGIGSAPGVGHERMLILVDIDNLISSADVGLPEMELH, encoded by the coding sequence ATGGAAGCGATTCAAGAGAGCGTCAGCGCCGCAACGGCGTCGGCAGTGTCCTCCGCGCAAGCGGGGGAACAGCCCCAGGTGGCTGCGTCCCACACGGCTGGCGAGTTCCTGATTTTTAATCTGGGGGCCGAGGAGTACGGCATCGAGATCCTGCACGTTCAGGAGATTCGCTCGTATGACCCCCCGACCAGCATCGCAAACGCCCCTGCTTTTATCAAAGGGGTGATCAATCTACGGGGCGTTATCACCCCGATCCTGGATCTGAGGATCAAATTTAATCTCAAGTCGGTGAAATACGATGAGCTTACCGTCGTCATTGTGGTGAATGTCGGCAAGCGTGTCGTCGGCGTCGTGGTGGATTCAGTCAGCGACGTACTCGCTTTGGATAGCGGGCAGATTAGCCCCGTTCCGGAACTCAGCGCCGCAGCCGATGTTGGCTTCATCACGGGTATCGGTTCGGCGCCTGGCGTCGGTCATGAACGGATGCTTATTCTCGTCGATATCGACAACTTGATTTCTTCGGCAGATGTTGGCTTGCCCGAGATGGAATTGCATTGA